The following are encoded together in the Triticum dicoccoides isolate Atlit2015 ecotype Zavitan chromosome 6B, WEW_v2.0, whole genome shotgun sequence genome:
- the LOC119320328 gene encoding 7-deoxyloganetin glucosyltransferase-like — translation MAMASTDPAQKPHAVCVPYPAQGHITPMLKVAKLLHARGFHVTFVLTEFNYARLLKSRGPVAFDACPGFDFAAIPDGLPPSDPDATQDIPALCRSTMTTCLPHLSAILARLNGPASGSPPVTCVLCDGVMSWAYEAAKEIGVPCAALWTASACGFMAYNHYKQLVEDGLVPLKDEAQLTDGYLDTVVDGVPGMCDGFQLRDFPSFIRTTDRDDIMLNFLIRESARLTLPDAVIINTFDDLEKPALDAMRAILPPVYALGPLLLQVRRLVPAGSPLDVGVGSNLWKEQGGLIEWLDGRPARSVVYVNYGSITVMTNEQMLEFAWGLANSGYPFLWNVRPDLVKGDAAVLPPEFQAAIEGRGLLTTWCSQEVVIEHEAVGVFLTHSGWNSTLESLCAGVPMLSWPFFAEQQTNCRYKRTEWDVGMEIGGEVRRAEVAAMIREAMEGEKGEEMRQRATEWKQKAALATLPGGPAEANLDGLIRVLLGNKTGQA, via the coding sequence ATGGCCATGGCGTCCACCGATCCGGCGCAGAAGCCGCACGCGGTGTGCGTCCCGTACCCGGCGCAGGGCCACATCACGCccatgctcaaggtggccaagctgcTGCACGCCCGGGGCTTCCACGTCACCTTCGTCCTCACCGAGTTCAACTACGCGCGCCTCCTCAAGTCGCGCGGTCCGGTCGCGTTCGACGCCTGCCCGGGCTTCGACTTCGCCGCCATCCCCGACGGCCTGCCGCCATCTGACCCCGACGCCACCCAGGACATCCCCGCGCTCTGCCGCTCCACCATGACCACCTGCCTGCCCCACCTCAGCGCCATCCTCGCCCGCCTCAACGGCCCCGCCTCCGGCTCGCCGCCGGTGACATGCGTCCTCTGCGACGGCGTCATGTCGTGGGCCTACGAGGCCGCCAAGGAGATCGGCGTGCCGTGCGCCGCGCTCTGGACGGCCAGCGCATGCGGGTTCATGGCGTACAACCACTACAAGCAGCTCGTCGAGGACGGGCTTGTGCCGCTCAAGGACGAGGCGCAGCTCACGGATGGGTACCTGGACACGGTCGTCGACGGCGTCCCAGGCATGTGCGACGGCTTCCAGCTGCGCGACTTCCCGAGCTTCATCCGCACGACGGACCGCGACGACATCATGCTCAACTTCCTCATCCGTGAGTCGGCGCGTCTGACGCTGCCCGACGCCGTCATCATCAACACCTTCGACGACCTCGAGAAGCCGGCGCTCGACGCCATGCGGGCCATCCTCCCGCCCGTCTACGCCCTCGGCCCGCTCCTCCTCCAGGTCCGCCGGCTCGTCCCCGCGGGGTCCCCTCTCGACGTCGGCGTCGGGTCCAACCTGTGGAAGGAGCAGGGCGGCCTGATCGAGTGGCTCGACGGCCGGCCGGCGCGCTCCGTCGTGTACGTGAACTACGGCAGCATCACCGTGATGACGAACGAGCAGATGCTGGAGTTCGCGTGGGGGCTGGCCAACAGCGGCTACCCCTTCCTGTGGAACGTCCGGCCCGACCTCGTCAAGGGCGACGCGGCGGTGCTCCCGCCGGAGTTCCAGGCCGCCATCGAGGGCCGCGGCCTTCTGACCACGTGGTGCTCGCAGGAGGTGGTGATCGAGCACGAGGCCGTGGGCGTGTTCCTCACGCACTCCGGGTGGAACTCCACGCTGGAGAGCCTCTGCGCCGGCGTGCCGATGCTGAGCTGGCCATTCTTCGCGGAGCAGCAGACCAACTGCCGGTACAAGCGCACGGAGTGGGACGTCGGGATGGAGATCGGCGGCGAGGTGCGGCGGGCGGAGGTGGCGGCGATGATACGGGAGGCCATGGAGGGCGAGAAGGGGGAGGAGATGCGCCAGCGCGCCACGGAGTGGAAGCAGAAGGCCGCGCTGGCGACGCTGCCAGGTGGCCCCGCGGAGGCCAATCTGGACGGATTAATTCGTGTGCTGCTGGGCAATAAGACGGGTCAAGCCTGA